The following is a genomic window from Neodiprion virginianus isolate iyNeoVirg1 chromosome 1, iyNeoVirg1.1, whole genome shotgun sequence.
CGAGGCCTTCGACGACGTCGGTCACTCCGAGGACGCCAAGGAATTGATGCAGAAATACGAAATCGGGGAAATCGTCGAGGCCGAAAGGTTGAATATCAAACCGAAGAAAGTCGAGTGGATTGCATCGAAGTCGGGACAGTCCCAAAAACCGGCAGAAGAAGGCTCCGGTTTACCCTACGGATTGATCGCAGTGGCCGTCGTTGTTCTCTTAATCGCGTATAACTTAGGATTGTTCTCAAGTTCTGCTCAATGATTCCTTTCGATTTATTAAAACCGTCGAACGTATCCAGTGAAACGTTTCAAAAAGCTGTCAAAGCCAAGCGGACAAAGTGGAACGCGTGTTCTGACAGtgggtgaaatttgaattcgtCAATCATCGATTATAATTACATTGACACACCCACCCTTcgagattatttttatacaattattatcgTACACTTTATGAAAcgtttcgattttatttttaatcattcctATTCTTTGTTATCTCGTTCGCACCGCGTAGCTTATCCAACATCAGAGTTAAGCAATTACTGTTAAAAACAAGATTTCACATATCATGGcttacaaataaatataacgtGTACTATTGTTGATACAAAGGACgtatgagaaaatatttacgaaCTAAATATTACGCATGACaccaaaaattaatatcaaaatttaaacGAGTCAACACTGCACACGATTAGTTCAAGTTAAAGACCAGATCGTGATTATTTTTGTACGAGAAATTTTCCTTGTCACTACTGATCATTTTGTTCTCATCTGACAAGTTTACTACCCTTACGAATGAAGATGatataaaagtaataatattgataacaaTGAtcgaaggaagaaaagaaaaaaacaacaatattttttttctaaattaacGGTCCGATGACCGTAATAACTGAAAGAATTGCACGTGTCAATAAATCGAACTGATTGGCTGATTGCCGGAGATAGAAGGGGACGAACTGGAGATTTAACGATGCGAGAATAACTGTGGGGGGTGAAATTGAGGGAAAGCTGCCGTATTGTCTGGCAACGATTTGTGAATCGTAAATCTGTATTTAGGTTTTGTACAGTGGGGTATAAATAGATGCGAATGTTCATTGGGGTGGTTTGCTGTCTCGAATTCTAAGACATGTCGCGGTGGATTCGTAACTCCTGCATATCGTTCGATCagttttctcttctctttctacGTCATCGATTCACCgacgattataatttttttcaaaaatatcctACGACTCCGCCTATCGTACGATagttcgaaaaatatttcctgaCGACTGTgcaaaaaaaacgaattagATACATCGAAACGGGAAACaggtgaaaagttttcaagtttCCGATATCCTCAaagttaaatttgaaaagcgGTTACCTGCCTTCTGCGGAGAACCCGGTTTGTGCGAAAGGAGGGAAATGGGGTAAAGTGAAATACGTATCAAGCTCGACATTTCCAAGTGTTGCGTCAAATTTTACTCAATATCGGAACGCCATACC
Proteins encoded in this region:
- the LOC124310347 gene encoding cytochrome b5-like, coding for MASGKKLFTRKQVEESKEQGTNLFILHDKVYDVGPFLNEHPGGEEVLSEQRNKDGSEAFDDVGHSEDAKELMQKYEIGEIVEAERLNIKPKKVEWIASKSGQSQKPAEEGSGLPYGLIAVAVVVLLIAYNLGLFSSSAQ